The genomic segment AAGCGCTGCGCAAGCTTTTCAGTGAAGATCGCAGCATCGGCGCCGTCGTGCTCGAAACCATTCAAGGTGGCGCCGGCATCGTCGAAGCGCCGACCGCCTATTGGAAGGGCGTGCGCAAGCTCTGTGACGAATTCGGCGTGTTGTGGATCGCCGACGAAGTGCAATGCGGCATGGGCCGCTCCGGTCGCTTCTTCGCCTTCGAACATCATGGCGTCATCCCCGACGTCACCGCGCTGGCGAAGGCGCTTGGCGGTTCGAAATGCGCCATGGCGGCGATGATCGCGCGCCGCGACGTGTTCATGAAAGCCTACGGCCAGCCCAAGAAAGCCCTGGTGCATGCGCCGGCAACCTTCGGTGGCATCGGCGAAGCCTGCATCACCGCCATCGAAGGCCTCAACATCATCTATGACGAAGGCCTGATGGAGAATGCCGCCGCGCAAGGCAATTACCTGATCGCGCGGCTTAACGATCTGAAGGCGAAATATCCGACCATCATCAAGGACGTGCGCGGGCGCGGCCTGATGATCGGCGTCGAATTCGCCGACATCAGCAATACGATGCCGTTTGGCCTGCGCCATATGGTGGCGCTGCTCGACGACAAGTTGAAAGGCTCGATCTGCGGTTTCGTCGGCGCGCTGCTGCTCATGCAGCACGATGTGCTCGTCGCCTTCACCGAGTATAACCGCAATGTCATCCGGCTGGAGCCGCCGCTCATCCTCGAGCAGGCGCATGTCGATCAGTTCATCACGGCGCTCGACGACATCCTGTCGCGGGGCATCACCGGCATCGTGAAGGATTATATCGCGCAGGTGGCACTGTCGAAGTAACGCGTCACTCTAACGCCTTGGTGTCATCCCGGACGCACCGCAGGTGCGATCCGGGAACCAGGGGCGTGTGACGCATATTGCTTGTCGTGATGCGTTGAAGAACGTGCGGCGTTGCTGCGATTGAAGGCTGTACCGCTTGCCCTGGCTCCCGGATCACGCTGCGCGTGTCCGGGATGACACCAGGGTGTCGGCTCAATCCAAACCAAGCTTGAACAGTTTCGACGCATTGGTGCGGCCGATCTTACGCCGATCCTCTTCGCCGATCGTCGCGCCGTCGAACCAATCGCAGGCGTGATCGATGTTTTCGAACGGCCAATCGGTCGAGAACAGAATCCGGTCGGAACCGACTTCCAGCATGGTGTTGATCAACGCCTGGGTACGGAAATTGCCCGAGGTCGTGATCCAGAAATTGTTCTGGAAGTAGTGGCCGATCGACTTCTCGCCCTTGTGCTTCTTGGAATTGACCCAGAGGTTGCGATTGTCGACCCGCCACATGGAGAACGGCAGGCCCTCGCCCATATGGCCGATGACGATCTTCAACTTCGGATGTTTGTCGAACAGGCCCGAGCCCATCAGGCGCAGGGAGTGAACCGCCGTTTCCTGGCCAAAGGCCCAAGTCGGGCCCAGCAGCCATTCGGCACCTTTATAGATCTGCGACCAGCTCTCGATCGGATTACGCGGATGCAGATAGAACGGCACGTCGAGTTTTTCGCACTCGGCCCAGAACGGCAGATATTGCGGCAGATCGTAATAGAGGCAGGTTTCCATGTCGCCGGCATTGGAGAAGCCGTTGACGAGCGAGCCCTTGAAGCCAAGATCCTTGATGCAGCGCTGCAATTCGCGGATGGCGAGATCGGGGTCCTGCAGCGGCAGAGCGGCGAGGCCCTGGAAGCGATCGGGTCGCTTGGCCACTTC from the Beijerinckia sp. 28-YEA-48 genome contains:
- a CDS encoding amidohydrolase family protein, whose protein sequence is MQGKIGLEEHFALRETLGDSLPFVPPQFADELEARLLDIQDMRLRLMDKHGMEMMLLSFNAPAVQAIADVKKADEMARRANDFLAEEVAKRPDRFQGLAALPLQDPDLAIRELQRCIKDLGFKGSLVNGFSNAGDMETCLYYDLPQYLPFWAECEKLDVPFYLHPRNPIESWSQIYKGAEWLLGPTWAFGQETAVHSLRLMGSGLFDKHPKLKIVIGHMGEGLPFSMWRVDNRNLWVNSKKHKGEKSIGHYFQNNFWITTSGNFRTQALINTMLEVGSDRILFSTDWPFENIDHACDWFDGATIGEEDRRKIGRTNASKLFKLGLD
- a CDS encoding aminotransferase class III-fold pyridoxal phosphate-dependent enzyme is translated as MTMTQTTDTTSARPNLLSVEQAKTLDLETVRKLTMAHLNPGQLHFMRLLGFDRVLIERAEGMHYIDTNGRKILDFFGGFGSVGFGHNHPRIIEARKKFQDEQRQEICMAFMSQYASALAKNLAAIAPGDLDMVFLGSSGSEAMEAALKIAEQAQGPERSTVVYAENSFHGKTKGTLAVTDGALYRSQFKLADNTRRVPFGDIEALRKLFSEDRSIGAVVLETIQGGAGIVEAPTAYWKGVRKLCDEFGVLWIADEVQCGMGRSGRFFAFEHHGVIPDVTALAKALGGSKCAMAAMIARRDVFMKAYGQPKKALVHAPATFGGIGEACITAIEGLNIIYDEGLMENAAAQGNYLIARLNDLKAKYPTIIKDVRGRGLMIGVEFADISNTMPFGLRHMVALLDDKLKGSICGFVGALLLMQHDVLVAFTEYNRNVIRLEPPLILEQAHVDQFITALDDILSRGITGIVKDYIAQVALSK